DNA from Gadus chalcogrammus isolate NIFS_2021 chromosome 11, NIFS_Gcha_1.0, whole genome shotgun sequence:
AGACCGTCATCCTCCCAGCCGGCTctcaaccatcacacacaccacagtacCAATACTGGGGCCCAAAGCGCTCCCTCTGTCGGTGGTCCGTCGATACCAAGCCAGCTTCAGATTCACAGCTTCATCACTCCTCCGGTCCATCAGCTACCAATGAGATTGCCAGCTTCTCTCGGTGGTCCAGGCCCGTCCTCTCTGACCTCAGCAATGGATGTGCCGCTGTCAAACACACCGCAGAGCCAGCCGTCTCTCAACTCTCTCAACTCTTCAGTGCCCAGCACTTCCTCAAACAATTCGGCCTTCCCACCAACCAATGGCAGTGTTCTTTCATCTCTGCTGCCATCCATCTCATCCTCCGGCTCGAATAACATCAACAATGGTAGTAGTTTGACCGCAAGTGGCAGTGGAATCAGTAGCAGCAGCTCAGCCCTCCCcagaaacacaccacacacctccATCGCTGAGCCACAGCAGTCTGCTAAGCTCAGCCTCCAACCTACCACTGATATCTCACAGCTCTTCCAGCAGTGTGATCTTCCCCAACCCGCTTGCCAGCATAGCAGCAACGGCCAATGCTCTGGACCCACTCTCTGCTCTGATGAAGCATCGCAAGGGAAAACCCCCCAACGTGTCTGTGTTCGACACAAAAACCAAGCTCCGAGGACCCATTCTTCAAGCATAAGTGTCGATTCTGTGCCAAGGTGTTTGGTAGTGACAGTGCCCTGCAGATCCACTTGCGCTCGCATACTGGTGAGAGGCCCTTCAAGTGTAACATATGTGGCAACCGCTTTTCTACCAAAGGCAACCTCAAAGTCCACTTTCAGAGGCACAAAGAGAAATATCCCCACATTCAGATGAACCCATACCCTGTGCCAGAGTACCTGGACAATGTACCCACTAGCTCAGGCATTCCCTATGGCATGTCTCTGCCGCCAGAGAAGCCTGTTACCACATGGCTAGATAGCAAACCAGTCCTGCCCACCATCCCTACCTCAGTTGGGCTTCAGCTTCCTTCCACTTTGCCAAGCATGATGGGAGGTTTTGGTGAGTCTCCAAGCCTCACCCCACTCAATAGATCACCTCAAAGAACTTCTCCACCCTCAAGTGAGTGTGCATCTCTCTCACCGAATATCCTCACTGACTCTGGCATGACCACTTTGTCACCCTCCCCAAAACCAAGCCTAGGGAgcgatcctcctcctctcctgaagCCTGAGGGTATTCACCTTCCCCCAACTTGCTCAAGACCTGGGGAGAACACCTACACGAATACCACCGTGACTCAAGTAAACCTTTCCACAAATGTCAGCTCTACCACCTTGTCTAGCAGTGGTCAGGTACCTGAACCAATCTCAAATCCTAATCCTGTGTCCCACCCAGTCCTTCCCATGCTCTCAGATCAGTTCAAGGCCAAGTTTCCCTTTGGAGGCCTCCTAGATTCTATGCAAACATCAGAGACCTCAAAATTGCAGCAATTGGTTGAAAACATTGACAAGAAAATGACAGACCCAAATCAATGTGTGATCTGCCATCGTGTCCTGAGCTGTCAGAGTGCACTGAAGATGCATTACCGGATCCACACTGGCGAGAGGCCCTTCAAGTGCAAGATATGCGGGAGGGCGTTTACCACAAAAGGGAACCTGAAAACACACTTTGGTGTCCACAGGTCCAAACCTCCACTTCGTGTCCAGCACTCCTGCCCAATATGCCAGAAGAAGTTCACCAATGCTGTTGTGCTTCAGCAGCACATCCGTATGCATATGGGCGGGCAGATTCCCAACACTCCACTGCCCGAAAGCCTACAGGAGATGGACACAGACCTTTCCTTTGATGAGAGGAGCTTGGACGCAATGAGCAGTTATGATGATGACCTTCTGGATGAGATGGAGCAGGCAATGGATGATGAAGATGACCTGGGGGGAGTAGACATCGACAGTTCCAAACCATATTCCCCTGGCTGCTCACCGCCCACCTCTGTCATCTCAAGCATTGCAGCTTTGGAAAACCAGATGAAGATGATTGATTCCACTGCTAACATGAGCCACTCGTTCAGTCACAAGCTTTCACAGAATGGCAATGGCTTTGCAGGGGAGGGGGATTTCTTCTCTCATGACAACTTTTCTGGAGTAGGAGCTATTGACGGTCAGAGCTTGGGGAGTCCAGCCCTATCGGAGTCCTCTGACTCTTTGCAGCACCTGTCGCCAGCTCACAGCCATTCAGAGAGTCTCCATCCAAAGTCCCCCATGACACTTCACATTAACAATGGCGGTGGTGCCTCAACAGCCGAAGAAGGGCAGGAGATCCATATCCCAGTGGCAACAGTTAAGTCTGAGAAATCGGAGACTCCCTCTCCGCTCCCTGCCTCTGAAGGCACAGGGGCTCTGGACCTGACTGCCACTCAACCTGGCAGGCATTTCATCAAGGATGAGAGCCACTTCAACATGCTGTTTCCTCAGTAGAGACAGAGGTATGTACAAAACAGTTACCTCTGGGGAATCTAACACTTCCCattatttgtgaatgaatgtaAATATTGACATATTTGTTAACCTCATCATTCAAATGATGAGgtgatcaaatatatatatatatatatcaactaATGAGACTCTCATCTTTTCCTCAGGCCTCAATCCTCCAAATCTGGCAAGCACAGCGTCTAACATGATCAAAATGGAAATGAACGGACATGGTAAGACGATGTCGCTGACGGACAGCCCCCACCTGCCCCTGGGCATCCAAGTTCCAGCCGTGGCACCCCAAACAACCATGAGCCCCAGCATCACGCCAATGCTCGCCCCACCACCTCCGCGGCGCACACCTAAGCAGCACAACTGCCACTCATGCGGGAAGAACTTCTCTTCAGCCAGTGCCCTGCAGATccatgagcgcacacacacgggcgagaAGCCGTTTGGCTGTTCGATATGTGGAAGGGCTTTCACCACAAAAGGCAATCTAAAGGTAGGTTCGGCTACAGTGGAATGCATGTCACTAAACCTTTTAAAATTGTGCAGAAATTGGAAAGTGTCcttcctcacattcaccatACATAGTTTCTATCTTACTTCATCCACAGAATACATGTAACATTTACAGACAAGCCAGCATTACAATAGATATTTGCATATGTTCTTAATATTTGATGGTGTTTCCCTCAGGTTCACATGGGGACACATATGTGGAACAATGCCCCCGCCCGCAGAGGTCGACGCCTGTCCGTGGAGAATCCCATGGCACTGCTGGGTGGCGATGCCATGAAGTTCAGTGAGATGTTTCAGAAGGACCTGGCTGCTCGGGCCATGAACGTCGACCCAGGCTTCTGGAACCAATATGCGGCCGCCATCACCAATGGCCTGGCCATGAAAAACAATGAGATCTCAGTGATCCAGAATGGGGGCATCACCCAGCTTCCCATTAGCCTAGGGGGAACTGGAATGCCTTCCCTCGGGTCGATGTCTGGAGGGATGGACCGGGTGCATGCTGACCGTAGCCCTCCGATGACAGGCATGGAGAAGGCTGGACTTGAGTTGGGATCCACCCGACCTTTCTCCAGGTTCATGGAGGAGAACAAAGAAATCGGAATCAATTAAAGACTTGCCAGTGTTATTACAAGGTAGGCTTTGAAAAAGTCtgaaagtaaaaagaaaaaagaaactgCTAATACAGTTTGAACTCATACGTACTATATTATGTACAGCTGAAgtaatttctttgtttgattTTGGAAATATAGTATTTAGTATTCATTAGAGGTCTTTGCCTTTCCCTCATTCACCTCCTTGATATTTCGCCCATATGAAAAATACTTTGTCTCTTGTTTGAGAGTCTGTCGTCTTGCAAGATTTGCATGGTATTCATTGGTTTCTATCAGTATGTTTGACTGCTTTAGGAAGAAAAAAACTGTATACTGTCTCATTTGTGATCAGAAAGCATCATATTTGAACAGGACTTAAGCAGGCGGGGTGAGAGCTTGGCATAAGGACTACATGCTAAAGTCCTGTTTGGAAAGCGCTACACGATTGCTCCTTTTTAAATAAGGGCTAGGGATAAATTGAAGAAAGGACTGAAATGAACTGTTTCTGTGTTCGCCTGGTAATTTTTTCTCACAAACTAGAAAACTTGAACAAAAAAAGGTTTGAACTATTTTAATCTTTACATTTAGTCTCCCAGCATTGTCTTATAATATTGTCCTGTGTCTTTAGTATTTATAATATTGACAAAAAAGCGGgtatacaaaatatatttaatgaCCCAGGCATTTTATTGATCCATTTTTTTCTAAAATGCAGGCTTCGCTTATGAATATCTCCTTCAATAAAGATGACCTGTCATTCAACAGATAAAAaggttgattattttttttgtgatatCTTTAGAGAGACTATGTGAGACATGGTACACGGTAAAAGGGGAGAGATATCTAAAGCTGCTATGAACACAACCCTGCTTTTAACCTTtgtaaaaagagaagaaaaatatCCTTTGGAGAAATATCTATGTATAGAAATACAGACAAATCTAAGAACAGGTATGCATATTTTGTATCACATAAAAATAGACATCATGAGTTGGGAGTATTTGTCATGTTTGTGAATGCACTTTTTAAAACGAGACGTTTTGTCTGTGAGTTACCGTTAACCTTTTGACTGAGCTATCTATCACgtgctgttaaaaaaaaaaatgtttccaGCATACCACTCCTACAATTTGCAAAATTGGTTGTCTGTTGTTGCATCTGTACCACCCAGAGTGCAAACCCAACAATCAAAGCGTTCGTAAATAAAAAAGACAACAGGTCACCCATGTTTAGTCGTGTCCTTCTGTGCATTGTTCTTCGCATATTTGTATTACATATTAGATATAAGTACAGCATCATCAAAATAATTTTCCAGAGAATAGTCAAATAAATATACCATATACATTTTGTAATATCTGTTGTATTGTTCATTTGGTGAAGTGAACAATATGTAGTTCATTTGTtgaatagcttttttttttgctacaaGTCAGCCACATACAATTCTTACAAATCAATTTTATTAGTTATTATTtcaatttattaatttaaaagAGGCTGTTATGTACAAACACATAATTATGTTTAATGGTGGTTCAACTTAACAAAACATTGTTTAGAAAAGGTTcttcaaatatataatttaaataCAATATTCTAGAAAATAACGTGAATTGTCAATTGAGTTAAGACCTTTTGGGACAAATGGCTGGCGTTGACCTGTTCCAGAGATGGGCTTCGCTTTCCAGAAACGCAAGACTGCATGTGTGAGCCTGTAgaagtgtatgcgtgtatgcagGACTGTGCTACAGAGATGGTGATAATGGTAAATCCATTACTCTAGAAATAAATTTATATTAGCCCCCTGAATGTGACCACATAAGTCGCAATACAGACACCCCCCATCCTACAATGGTCTAATGTTATGTAATGCATGAGCAAATTACATTTTGGACACAATAACCACTGTAACTACACCCAGCAAACAATTTGACAATGTGGACCTGATGACTTGTAAAAGTGATTGCTTTGTTTGAGTGGCCTAACCGAGAACATGTGGCACCATCATAATACGTATGAGATAGGGACTGTGTTTGTCCTGACAACAATAAGTCTTGGGACGTACTCTGCCAATATGTCTGCAATGATAATTTTGGATAAGTGGTTATTTTCACATCATATCTAAGTTGCATTCCAGTAATTCTGTGGCAGTTTGTAACTATGTGATACTATTGTGTCTGGGTTCACTCGTGGTCTCATagaacaaccacacacacacacacacacacacacacacacacacacacacacacacacacacacacacacacacacacacacacacacacacacacacacacacacacacacacacacacacacacacacacacacacacacacacacacacacatatatatatatatatataatcttaatttatttagtaattcaGGGTAATTTAGAACGATGAACTTACTTATTAATAACATcgtaatttaaaaataaattaattttattttttccagagTTTCATGCTTTCATAGACATTTCTGTacaacaaatgtacacacagttGGATATCATTTATCCTCGGAATCTCCCTTAAGCCCGTTCCTTGACCATGTATGGAGGTACTTTTTATGACATCCAACTCAGTTGCACCAGCGCGCTACCTGTCCTCGGAGAATGGCACGGCGTGAACCGGCAGAGACAGGCGTGGGGACGTTGCTGTGGGCTGTTTGTTTAATGCCCTGCCTACTGTGAAAGTCTACCAGAAACAGCCGCAGTAAATATCCCCATTGATCCAGAGGCAGGGGGCCCTGCGATGATGTAGTGGCGAAGAGCCACTGGAGTAAATCTACCCGACAGTAATCCAATCCCAATCTCAAGGCCCTGGGATCTTAGATAGGTGCTTTAAATCCAAAAGTGATCCTTTTTTGCACAacttctttttcttttcgttGTTCTtgctcctcctttcctccccctctcccaccctcccccctgcttTCTCTCTATCTGAGCCTGAAATCAATACACATTTCTTTCCTTCACTAGCTGTGCTTTACCTGTCTCAAAATATAACAGGCAATAAGGATTTCACGTTCTGGGCTTTGCTCTTACAATAAACACAATCTACCCCTCCAATTTAGTTAACTGTTAATTTTTACTGTGCCTGATTTAAATATGGTATTGTGCGTCCAAGAAAAACCTGTCAAATGAATGTACACCCCTGCTGGGATAGTTGCCATTCTCTTAAATGAAGGCCTGTACAGGAAGGTCTTGAATCCCCTTTTGGCGAGGGTTCACCTTTAAGGCCAAGGAGCTGCCCACCTACTGCTTGGCTGCTTTCTTGGCCGCTCTGCGAGGAGTAGGTTTTCAAACAGGCCCGTAAAGATGACAAAGTTATGTTCTCCAGATCTCTAGCTATACGACTGGGTGGCTTGCACGTTCAGATTCTTTCCTGTATGGattggctggatggatggtggATGAAGCATGTGGTAAAATAAGGTAAAATACCTTAAGACTTTTATTCTGCTCAGTATCAGTGCGACACATAgcctctgtttgtgtgagtgtgtgtgtgtgtgtgtgtgtgtgtgtgtgtgtgtgtgtgtgtgtgtgtgtgtgtgtgtgtgtgtgtgtgtgtgtgtgtgtgtgtgtgtgtgtgtgtgtgcgtgcgtgcgtgcgtgcgtgcgtgcgtgtgtgcgtgtgtgtgtgtgtgtgtatgtgtgtgtgtgtgtgtgtgtgtgtgtgtgtgtgtgtgtgtgtgtgtgtgtgtgtgtgtgtgtttctgtatgcatACTGTATATCAGTCTTACAAATTACGTTGACGATTGCACCTCTTTAGATATTGTATATTCAGGGGAATATGACAAAGGTCTACGCCGTGCAAGTTCAATAATAAAGCGTAGCGTAGACCTTTTTTCAAGTCAAGAGTTTTAGTTTTCAAAGAGTCCTCATCCTTGTTTTAACTATGCAAGGTCAACAGCATTTTCATAGTCAAGGTGAGGATGGGCTTATCTTGCGCAGTTTTCAGCAAACATGTTTTTtcaccacaaaaaaaacacacaaaaaaccaaCCAATCAATGATTGTGGGGATCCCAGAGTGGCTGTACACCTCAAAAGGAAGAAGTCATCAATTAAGCAAAGTCACAGGAACAGGCGTAATTCGTCAGAGTGGCCGTGGATCAGCCATTGTGTTCGGTTTGGACGTGACAAATGGCGGCCCTCTTCTGTGTGACCAAGGTTACCGATCGATAGAGATCATCATTCTGATGTGGCCTTTTATCTCACAGCCCTGCTCCCCAAAGCCCTATATTATTCCTCACACAGAGATATcaaaggaggtggaggtagagcaggaggaggaggagaaggcaccggggggaggagggggaggaggaggaggaagaggtgtcAAGGGGCCAAGAGTCTGCTTGTACTCTTTGTCCCCCTCCATCTTGCAGACATTATTTTGGCCCGAGGTTGTCCCTGGGACTTTGGAAGACAACCCCAGTCTACGGGGATGGTCTGTCTCCATCATGTACTCACTGGGGGAGTTGTAGATGTTCATTGTTGAGGGCCGTCTGGGTGGTCACCGAGGTATGGGTTGATCTCGCGAGCCTGTTTCCCCCCTCGCCAGTAGTTCTTCAAACGTGTCAAATCCGGCTGAGAGTAAAGCCTCCTGGGCGGGTATTGATCCGCGCCATTATGGAATTCTATGCCAATAAACTGCCATGACTTACTGTAACAGTCCAATGATTAGGGCCCACTTGtgtcacatgaccacagagagcTTCCTCATTATCAGAGGCCATTATGACTAAATGGAGTTTTGCAATTGAGTTACGGAATGACAAATATTGACTTGTTTTAGCTTAAATCGTCTGGTTTAACTGTGTTATTGGTATGCAGGCTTATAGAGTTGCCAGTAATAGCAATGTCTTTATGACTATCATGAACCACAATGATGATAATACTTGAATGTATGCATATCCTTATGTCTGAAGCACAACAATGCTGCCATGTACCTATATGAGTTCATATAAAAACTAATATTACACGTATTTTTTGTAAATGAGGTTTGTAAAGCCAATTTGATATGATGATTTCAACTGTTGTGAAATATAAACTTTGGAGTTACTCAACTCCAAAGGTTACCATGCAACCCATACTCAACATTGCACCATCTTACTTTGTCAAATCTGTTGAGGTTCTCACAAGTAATGAAACATGAGATCAGGAACCAAACGTAAAATATGCATGGACACTATCTATTACTTGTTTCCAGATCACCCCATCTCTAAGAAATTGAGGATATTACATTGCACACCACGTTAAACCTCTCATAGTTCCAACACGGTGTATCACAGCTCCTGAGCTGTGCATATGGTATTCAAGCCCTTAAGTATGTGACATTGAAACTATGCTATTCACTGCAAAACTAAATAGAGCCACAGCATGTTACAATGGGCCAGAGCACAACTTGGCTATCGTCGTTTTGCAAATTTTGCTTCAATTTTATGCTTCACAATGGGGTATCGTAAACCTATgcaaaatacaatttaaaaatgatcgcaaaaaaacaacatattttttattttcctatcAGACAAAACAACCAGATCTTGGGCGTCTTTCACCCCAGGAACAATGGGATGAACGGCAAACCTTACTCTTGCTGATGCATGGAATTTGGGAGAGTTGGAAGATGTCACTGTCAATGATTGACATGATGAGAGAATCAATGCAGAAGCCTTGCTGCCAGGCAATAATCCATCCAAACTGATCACGCTTCAAATTGCCTGGAGGTATTGATTACATGTGCAGGCCCAGAAAACATGGTAAGCACTGAGCAATAACAATCAAGCAAAGAGACAGATGTTTTCTCCCCCTTCTTGAAATTCTTCATTGTGTTGCTCAATGCTTTATTTAATATAACAGTGACTCACGCGATCCTCTTCACTTGTTTAGTCACGAACCAGCTCAAAATATACGTAAATAAGTACAAAGcaatctatttattttggtgcttggcaCATACAAGGTCTTCGTTTGGAGGCTCAGTGTGGCCTCACTTTGATCTACAAGAACCTGGAATATGCAGAGCAGCTGTCTGTGATCACAGCAGACCATTGCATTACACCTTATCATTTCCTCTAGACCTGAAACCTAAACTCAAGCCTCATCAATAATGGAGCTATGATCCACCACCCTTTAAAATCTCATGGCACATCTTACTCTCTGGTCTCAGACATTATTTTACCTTAAAATGTTCTTTCATCCGTTTTTCTTCTCTAATGGGCTTTAGTCTTTTTCATGCTTTTTGTAGATGTTAAGACCCTTTTGCACATCTAATCTGTTGTATAAACTACAGGCCCTGTGTGAATGGATCAAAATGGCCTCTTATGGTGGGTTTTAATTTTCTACATGGATTTTCCCATTAGTCAACAAACTAAGTGTTCACTTTCAATGTAGTCCTTTTGCCCCctcttttaataaaaaaacctTTGGATGAATGTGTCCGTTCAACCAtcatttgttttgctttttgttttggttcagacaAGCGAAATACCCACCATTGTCTCTAGGCAACAAAGATATTCTTAGCTTTTTTGTGCCCTCTATTATCCAACTGTCTGTCCAACTAAATTATTAAACGCACTGAATCTGGTTAAGTAGTGTACATTTTCCTTAAGGTCAGAAAGTTCATTAAGCATGGACTGCCATTGATTGTATCCATATGTAAGCTTGGTGTAGGTTTTCTCTTGTATCGTCTACTATTAGAGACAGCATTTAAAGGTCTCAGCCCTTGCATTACTACAGTAATGAAAGCAAGAATCCATTAGACTCTGTGCCTGCCACTCCTTGTAATGAAAATGTCATCAGATATACCGTAAATATACAGTTACAGCAGAATCTCCTGCAATGGGCATATATTATGCTGTGACTCAACTCCCTTCTGCCAATGCACAAACAGGCAAAGTCTTGAAGTAGATTAAGGAACATCTTAGACTATTTTTGTAAGAAATAGAATGTGCCACCACCAATCCAACaaaacacaagcacgcacacatacatacacacacacacacacacacacacacacacacacacacacacacacacacatacacacacacacacacacacacacacagacacacacacacacacacacacacacacacacacacacaagcacacacacacacacacacacacacacacacacccacacacacacacacacacacacacacacacacacacacacacacacacacacacacacacacacacacacacacacacacacacacacacgcacacacacacgcacacacacacacacacacacacacacacacacacaaactaacacttAAAGCAAGGTTTTCTTAAAAAATCTACGATTACTATGACAGCTGTGATATCAATATCATAGCAACACACTTGTGTCAATCGACGTGAAGCCGATAAAGATCAGTAATTTGATTGAATGTGTGCAAAACTACTCATACTTCACACGGGCTGACTTTGATCGTAAAACTATTTGAAATCATATCAGATGCTGCGACAAAAGGCGAGGGCGCAGCCAATCAGCAGAGATGATTTCATATAGAGGGGCTCTCGGGTTTCACCGTCATAAATAACTCATGGTAATCCCATATTTCTCTGACTCGTCTCATTTGTGCTAGGGATGGAAAAAGTGGAGCTGTGACAAACATTGTTAGCGAGACGTCTCAGCCAGGCTTTATGTGCCTTGGcggctcccctccccctccccctactcctcctccaccttctccacctcatccacctccccctctgcctcctcctcctccatctccccctccttctctgacGCCTCTAACCTAATCATACCCCTTATCCTCTTCAACCCCTTCTATACTGCAGTGCATATTTTAACAAATGACTTATTTTGAAGGAACTTCAAACCAGACACGAGTAAATGACCATCTATGGTTGGTGCGCTAAAATGATCCCAGTTTCCTgtgtaattaagtaaaaataaCACAACAACTGCCTGTCAGGCTGCATTTAAATGTACACACTTGATTGTCCCTAAAGTGATAACAAGGATGATGCTAATGCGTTTGTGTATGAGTCTGTCTCGGTAGGATTTCTAACCAGGATTTCTAACCAGGATTTCTAACCAGGATTTATTCCTACGTAAGCCTCAACAACTCCCCCACCCTGCACTGAGATCTTCTTCCTACACGTGCAATTTTCCAAAGGCAACCACTTGCCAAGCAATAATTATGCTGAAGTTTTCAATTACCCTCCCTCTGTTTCATTAACAAAAAATGTTTGGCTATTGTATAATTAGATATATGAGCTTACCACCTACATTTAGCATAGCCACTACACAGCAGCCTGATGGAAAGCAGGGAAGGGTTTCagcatgtgtgcgtttatggTTGGCTGAGGAGTACACTGTGAAGTAAGTTCGGCTAGACATCATGCAGCATTatgcaggccccccccccccccacacacacacacacacaccacacacacacacacacacacacacacacacacacacacacacacacacacacacacacacacacacacacacacacacacacacacactcccaccatTTACTTTGGTCCTGTAATCTGTACAAAGTATACAGGCCTGTTAAAAGAGAATCACTGGAAGTTTGATTAAATATAGGGTATGGCTGTATATCAGATTTAAGTTGTTATCTGCATTCACTGATGCACCTCTTAACAAGTGGTTTGTTTGCTCTTGTGCAAACAGGAATGTCCTTGCTTGTGTTAAGAATCATTTCATACTCCGGACTTGTGTACCAAATCGAACCACATTATTGTgttctctctgtcctctttgTCCTATTATCCCTTCTTTTTGATAAACATTGGCTGTGTATACGCCATTAAAC
Protein-coding regions in this window:
- the LOC130392581 gene encoding LOW QUALITY PROTEIN: sal-like protein 3 (The sequence of the model RefSeq protein was modified relative to this genomic sequence to represent the inferred CDS: deleted 3 bases in 3 codons; substituted 2 bases at 2 genomic stop codons) — its product is MSRRKQAKPQHLKSDEEDPALGGVLSENAHGEVLDDADSGNESRSGSEETHVCEKCCAEFFKWSDFCEHLKSCTKNPLVLIVNENEGTPDPPQEYPVEPSPEPSCSSEQADSDEPGEGNHSTAGDIDEVPELTGFEGVGALEKEDDAMEVELSPEKILDPEEQDMSPEPEGCLPLLSDASPSPATGYAMPSTNVTLETLHGTRVAVAQFSQSVKAAVGSGVSTMAIPMILDQLMALQQQQIHQLQLIEQIRNQVALMNRPSSSQPALNHHTHHSTNTGAQSAPSVGGPSIPSQLQIHSFITPPVHQLPMRLPASLGGPGPSSLTSAMDVPLSNTPQSQPSLNSLNSSVPSTSSNNSAFPPTNGSVLSSLLPSISSSGSNNINNGSSLTASGSGISSSSSALPRNTPTPPSLSHSSLLSSASNLPLISHSSSSSVIFPNPLASIAATANALDPLSALMKHRKGKPPNVSVFDTKPSSEDPFFKHKCRFCAKVFGSDSALQIHLRSHTGERPFKCNICGNRFSTKGNLKVHFQRHKEKYPHIQMNPYPVPEYLDNVPTSSGIPYGMSLPPEKPVTTWLDSKPVLPTIPTSVGLQLPSTLPSMMGGFGESPSLTPLNRSPQRTSPPSSECASLSPNILTDSGMTTLSPSPKPSLGSDPPPLLKPEGIHLPPTCSRPGENTYTNTTVTQVNLSTNVSSTTLSSSGQVPEPISNPNPVSHPVLPMLSDQFKAKFPFGGLLDSMQTSETSKLQQLVENIDKKMTDPNQCVICHRVLSCQSALKMHYRIHTGERPFKCKICGRAFTTKGNLKTHFGVHRSKPPLRVQHSCPICQKKFTNAVVLQQHIRMHMGGQIPNTPLPESLQEMDTDLSFDERSLDAMSSYDDDLLDEMEQAMDDEDDLGGVDIDSSKPYSPGCSPPTSVISSIAALENQMKMIDSTANMSHSFSHKLSQNGNGFAGEGDFFSHDNFSGVGAIDGQSLGSPALSESSDSLQHLSPAHSHSESLHPKSPMTLHINNGGGASTAEEGQEIHIPVATVKSEKSETPSPLPASEGTGALDLTATQPGRHFIKDESHFNMLFLSRDRGMYKTVTSGESNTSHYLXMNVNIDIFVNLIIQMMRXSNIYIYISTNETLIFSSGLNPPNLASTASNMIKMEMNGHGKTMSLTDSPHLPLGIQVPAVAPQTTMSPSITPMLAPPPPRRTPKQHNCHSCGKNFSSASALQIHERTHTGEKPFGCSICGRAFTTKGNLKVHMGTHMWNNAPARRGRRLSVENPMALLGGDAMKFSEMFQKDLAARAMNVDPGFWNQYAAAITNGLAMKNNEISVIQNGGITQLPISLGGTGMPSLGSMSGGMDRVHADRSPPMTGMEKAGLELGSTRPFSRFMEENKEIGIN